The window ATACTATTGTTGAGTCTTTTAATAGGAAGAATCTCTTTTAGACACATAATGACCTTATTACTAAATCCATGATTTTTGAAGTGTTGCCCTGGTTTGCAGACCTGAAAAGGGGTCTTGGAAGCTTTCTGTGAGTTCTTTGCTCTGCAGTTAAGATTTTCAGTCAAAGCCTGTTCTTTCCTGTGGACCCTGGAGGGGGCTTTCTCTTGACTTCTCTCCTGGCTGGGGAGCCCATGGGAATTTGGTGCCCCTCGCTTTCAGGACGTGCCCAGCGATGAAGAGCCGAGTGCCGCAGTGGCGACAGGGGGCACCATGCACCTCCTGGGCTTCTCCGACGAGATCCTCCTGCACATCCTGAGCCGCGTCCCCAGCACAGACCTGGTTCTGAACGTCCGGCGCACCTGCCGGAAGCTGGCAGCCCTGTGCCTCGATAAGAGCCTCGTGCACACCGTGCTGCTGCAGAGGGACTACCAGGTGAGGCGGGTGTGGGGCAGGGGAGCGGGAGCGAGCTAACTTTCTGCTGTCCACCCTGCAGTCTTGACTGGAACAGCCTCCAATCTGTGACAGAAGTGAGGGGTGGAACAGCGGGTGTCGTAGCCCACCTTGGGGAGCAGGGAGAAGTGGCCGTTTTTCTGGGATGGATCCGAGGGCCCCTGGCACAGGGAGAGGACAGAGACTTACTTCCCAGTGGGTCCCGGGGCGTGAAATCGCTGGGGGCAGGATACGTGGGGGCAGTTTCTGTTAATGCTGGGCATGTGGTTCTCCATTGGCAGTGAGAGGGACTGTCTGGCATCCCCACCAGCGGGGTGGGAGAGTCCCGGTTGCCCAGCTCCCCGTCAGCACTTGGTGTTGTCGGCCTGTTAAGCTGTAGCCATTCTGGCGGGTGGGACATGGtgcctcattgtggttttaacttgcacTTCCCTGATGAAGGTGCTGGTGATCATCTTTCCATAAAGTGCAcgggccatttgtgtatcttctttttaaaagtgacttttcaagtctctggcccatttactgttgagttgtttgcctttttcttattgGGTTGCAggagatctttatatattctggatacaggtTGTTTGTCAGATGCCCATATTGTGATTGTTTATACCCAGTCTGTGGCTtgacatttcattttcttaaacagTATTTTTGGAAgagcaaaagttcttaattttggtgaagtccagcTTATTGAATTTTTGGGGGTCGTATTTAAGAAGTCTTTGCAAAGCCTGAGGTCATGAAGAATTCCTCCCAATGTTGTCTTACAGAatttttagttttagctcttccaGTTAAATCTCTGGCCCACttagttaatatttatatatgatgtgagataAGTCTGGGCTCACTTTCTTTAGGCTTATGGCCGTCCAAttctccagcaccatttattaaaaaagataatacttTTCTGgttgaaaaatcaattgacaatatagcttaaagataaaaattaaacagTTTTCCAGGGTCTTGACCTTAACCCAGATTTTGGGAGACCACGGAAAGGGCGCCTGACTGTTCTTACTTGTGGTGAAGCGGCGCCTTTGGGAACCAGAGGGGCCATTCTAGACACTTGCCCTTTTTGCCagctgtggggggtgggaggaggagggctTGTGCCCATGGCACTCCTTTCTCTAGGGGAAGAGGGTGGAGGCCTTGAATACAGGGCCATCTGATGTATGTCTGGAGCGTTGAAGACATGCATATCCCTCTTCTGTGCAGTTCCGCTTCTAGATGTTTACCCTCAAGAAGGCACCTGATGTGCCGAAGCTTTATGTCCCGGGGCGCAGGTGACAGCCCAGTTGCCCAGCTGTCGCCGACTGGCTGCTGGGCCCCCTTAGCTGGGTCAGTTGGAGTTTACGTCCACTGGCCCAGACCAGGTTTTTTGAGGAGTATTTGGTGTGAAGATGCTTGTGACGTGAAGGAAAGCATCAGGTGCAGCTAGATTCACAGAGCATGATTTCTAGTTTTGTGATGTGTGTTAAAAAGATGGGGACCCCACCCAGACAGCACCTGGGAGCCCACAGGCCTCTGCCTGGGCAGCCGCGGGCAAGAGGCTTTAGTGGTTTGGCTCCTTGGCAGTCTCTGGGTGCTCTTACCTGCTGGCTAAAGATAGGTGGGTGGGAAGGGAAGGCGGAGGTGGGGCCAGCTTTCCCCTGGCTGTTTCTTCTCAGTTGGATTTGGGGCTTCTGCAGGGGCCCTTGTGGCCCCCTGATTGTTGCTGGGGAGCAGGAGCCCCCGGGGGGTGAGGGAGACACCCAGGTGCCCTCagtcccttttccttcctctcccctcgcTGTCATTGTCTTGCAGGCAAGCGAGGACAAGGTGAAGCAGCTCATAAGGGAGATTGGCCGCGAGATCCAGCAGCTGAACATGGCCGGCTGCTACTGGCTGCCGGGAGCCACCCTCGAGCACGTTGCCCGCTGCCGCAGCCTGGTGAAGGTGAACCTCGCGGGCTGCCACCTGACGTCCCTGCGCCTGTCCCGGGTGCTCTCAGCCCTGCAGCACCTGCGCTCGCTGGCCATCGACGTCAGCCCCGGCTTCGACGCCAGCCAGCTGAGCAGTGAGTGCAAGGCCACACTGAGCCGCGTGCGGGAGCTCAAGCAGACGCTGTACACACCCTCTTATGGCGTGGTGCCCTGCTGCACCAGCCTCGAGAAGCTGCTGCTCTACTTCGAGATCCTCGACCGCACACGCGAGGGTGCCGTCCTCTCAGGCCAGCTGATGGTGGGCCAGAGCAACGTGCCCCACTACCAGAACCTGCGCGTCTTCTACGCCCGCCTGGCCCCCGGCTATGTCAACCAGGAGGTGGTGCGCCTCTACCTGGCCGTGCTCAGCGACCGCACACCCAAGAACCTCCATGCCTTCCTCATCTCTGTGCCCGGCAGCTTTGCCGAGAGCGGGGCCACCAAGAACCTCCTGGACTCCATGGCCCGCAACGTGGTCCTGGACGCCCTGCAGCTGCCCAAGTCCTGGCTCAACGGCTCATCCCTCCTCCAGCAGCTGAAGTTCCACAACCCCTTTTACTTCAGCTTCAGCCGCTGCACCCTGTCCGGCGGCCACCTCATCCAGCGGGTCATCAACGGTGGCAAGGACCTCCGGAGCCTGGCGAGCCTGAACCTCAGCGGCTGCGTCCACTGCCTGTCCCCGGACTCCCTCTTCCGCAAGGCGGAGGACGCTATTGACAGCGGCATCCTTGAGACGCTGGTGGCGTCCTGCTGCAACCTGCGCCACCTCAACCTCTCGGCCGCCCACCACCACAGCTCCGAGGGCCTGGGCAAGCACCTCTGCCAGCTGCTGGCCCGCCTGCGGCACCTGCGCTCCCTCTCCCTGCCCGTCTGCTCCGTGGCCGCCTCGGCTGCCAGGGCCGACCGGGCTCCCGCCCAGCCCGCCACGCACGCGGTGCCCCGGGGCTTCGGCAAGAAGGTGCGTGTGGGCGTCCCATCCTACCCCGCCTCCGTCTCGGGGCCCGCCACCCCGCAGCCCGCCTCAGTGTTCTGGGCCCTGCTGAAAAGCGTGTCCTTTCTGGAGCGCCTCGAGCTCATTGGCTCCAACTTCTCCTCCGCCATGCCTCGCAATGAGCCCGCCATCCGGAACTCCCTCCCGCCCTGCAGCCGGGCACAGAACGTCGGGGACTCGGAGGTGGCCGCCATCAGCCAGCTGGCCTTCCTGAAGCACCTGACGCTGGCCCAGCTGCCCAGTATCCTGACGGGCTCTGGGCTGGTCAGCATCGGCCTGCAGTGCCAGCAGCTCCAGTCCCTCTCGCTGGCCAACCTGGGCATGATGGGCAAGGTGGTCTACATGGCTGCCCTCTCGGACATGCTGAAGCACTGCAAGCGGCTGAAGGACCTCAGGTGAGGGGCCTGCCTGCACTCCAGGGTCCTCGGGCCTGTTCCCCCGGAGGGCCCCTAGTGCCAACCGGGGAAATGAGTAGCACGTTCCTGCACTCGGGGCACACTGAATCCTGACTCTGCGCCTGCCAGGGGGCCCGAGGGAGGGCTCCCTAGGTATTGGGGTGAACGGGACACAGGCCTGTATTCCAGGAGCTCAGAGTCCTGGGTGTGGGGGCCTGATGGGGAGAGTGTGCATGATCACAGGACTCGGTGAGGGTCAGCACGCCTTGGGGGCTTGGAGACGTGATGACCCTGCCGGTGCCTCGGAGGGCTCATGAGCAATTGTGGTTACCTGAGTGATTGCCGGGCACAGCACCGTGCTGACATGGAGTTGGCTCTAATCCTTGTGGCAGTCCCACATGGTGGTGGTGTTCCCACTGACGTTGCTGGCATGGGGGGAGCCAGGACTCGAGCCTGGAGCTCTCTGGTGATCTTTGCACTTCCTGAAGGATGAGGAGGCGTGAGCCAGGGATATGGCTCACTGGAAAGGAAGGCAGCATGTGCACAAGCCCCAGAGATGTGCAAATGTGCAGGTGCTCAAAAAGCCATGGAGTcacagggtggggaggggcacaggAGAGGCGGGCGGGTGAGGGTGCTGAGGGGCTCCGACCAGGACAGGGAGGAGGGGGTCAGGTTTCCAGCTTGGAATTGCCtgtggactggaggggacaggatggaggagacagaaaaatggATGTAGAAGGGCTGActgagagctgggaaggaggggaGCCTCCGAGGAATTTACCTGGGGTGTTGTCGTGGGGCCCAGCACAAAATGAGCTTGTGGCAGCTGTGCTGTGGAGCGAAGGCTGCTCTTGTGCGGTCCTGGTACCTAAGGGATTGGGGTGTATTTGAAAGTCTCGACAGAGAGATCTGAGCTTGAAAAACTGAAATGCGTAGGGGAGCTCCACGAGGGATTCAGGTTGTGAAGGAAGTGGAGACGGGGGTCTGATACATTTTCCGGTCCATCTGTGAGTCCTGAGTGTGTGGCATAGGTAGGTGGGGGCAGCCACAGGGCCATGGAGTGACATGTCATCTCGAGGGGGCACTGGGACAGGTGCATGTCGCTGTCCCCGGAAGAGCCAGCACTCGCTCTGCTTCTGCTGCGGGCCCCCCTGCACCGTCGCGGTGACCACGTTCCAACACGCAGGTAGGACACGGAAGCCCAGAGGAGCCGAGCCTCACCCAGGCCGGTCCACCTCCAGGGCTTGGTCCCAGCCATCGACCACCGAGTGGAGGCAGATGTGACCTTGGTAACTGCTTGAGCTCCTCTGAGGGTTCTGCATGACAGGCAGTGAACCGGCAGAATGCTCTGCTGCTCACGTCCTGGAGCCTTCTAGAACGTCTCTGCCAGGCTGCCCTCTCTGCGCCTCCCTTTCCAAGGCTTCCTGCCTCCTTGCTAGTCTTAGGGGCGAGAAGCCCAGGAAGGAGCCCCAGTGGCTGTGAGCGGCTTTGCTCTCCTGCCGTGTCTAATCGACGCCACGGTCCTTGTCTTGAGCACACACTGAGCTGCAGGTCTGGGTTGCTGGTTTATGCTGTGGTCCTGTGCCCCCAGCTCACAGTTCCTATGAGAACTGTAGTACCGAGTGTCGTCCATCTTTACGCCAATGGGAAAACGTGGTAGCCGGGCCTCTCAgaatgtgccaggccctgggcctgCCAGAGCATGGCTGCTTCCCAGGACGCTTAGAGATATGCCCGAGGATGGCCCGAGCTGCCAAGAGACCCACACAGATGCGCCGGGCAGGGAACTTGCTGCTCCTGTTCTGGGGCTGCTCTGGTCACCCTGGTgctgggctggggtggagggtggggagcgGCACTCTGGCCGCTGCTTCCCAGGCCAGGCTGCAGCAGGGAGCAGGCTCCCTTTCAGCTGACAGCTCTTCACTTCCTGgtcccccaccccatgtcccTCTCCCTGCAGAGCTTTGCCCCACAGCCCAAGTCCGAGTGCTCCTGGAGTCAACTTCTGGCCCGGGCCCCTGTCCTGTCTGGGTGGGTTGGGCCACTGTCCCCTGCCAGGAGTGGCGAGGGCTCTGAGCGCAGCAACCAGCCCCTCTCGCCACCGCCCTTCACAGGGCCAGCCTGAGCTTCCATTTTGGGGCCGTTCTGACTTCTGGGGGCAGGGGGCCACTTTCTATCTGATGAGCCCACATGGAAAGGGGAGGGTCCCCAGAAAGAAATCAGACCTGGAGAGAGATCCAAGGGTTTCCCTGCTCCCTCGGTGTCCCCCGTGCTCACCCCACAGCCCCTCCCGGATGCACCCTGTGCCAGCACCTTCTCTTCCCGTTGACTCATCTTTGCCTCCAGGCCATGTCCCTTGTCCCACCTCATCTCTTCCTTTCCGGAAGGTGCAGTGGTAAGTGTGTGCTGAAGGGCCACATTTAACTTGAGCTGCAAGTGGAGcacaaaatcattaaaaaaaaaaagaaaaaccacccagATCTGCTGTCCTGTTTCCCTGCTTGACTCTTGTGATCTGGAATCAAGTATTTCCTAAATTCCGGCCCCCCTGCAagcatttttattctaatttaacTAAACCTGAGCCAGCGGGTCTCATGACCCATCAGTGTTGCCGTTGGTGACTTTGCTTTCTTGCCGACTCATTAAAGACCCACTTTTTTGACTTTCCTGTGGTTGTCAGGCAGTGTttgataaaaacagaaattaatgaaaataaagtagTACATTCCTGTGGTTTATGAAGAGTAGTGAAAGGCTCCTGAGGAAATCGGTGGTGTCTCTCCCACACCCGCCTCATGTCCAGAATGTTCTTGAAGTGTCTGCTGCCTGCAGAGCCAGCTGGGACATAGGAGCCGCCTGCTCCCCTGGGCTGGCTCGTTACACGGGCCCGAGGCTGCACTGAGTCCCCATCGGCGCTGCTGGGCCTGGGGAGGGTAGGGGCCGTGGTGTCCCAGCTGGTCCCggttcccctccccccactcccggGCTTTGTCCTGCTCCCTTGCTGCCATCTGTTCTTTGCCCTCCAGAAGGTGCTTCCACTTGGAACCTCTGGCCCTCAGACCACAAGGTGGAGGGACGCCCCCGTGACAGGACGGGCAGGGCCTTGCAGTCAGCAGGCTGGCACCCTGCCCCAGCGGTGGCGCTTGGGCTGTGTGTCACAGGTCCTCTTCTGGGCAGGTGGCAGCCGGGAGCGGCTTCCTCGTGGGATGACTCTAAAGCCTAAACCGGTGACACTTAGAAAGCTCGCAGAACAGGGTGTGGCACACGTGAGACGGGTCTTAATTATTTGTCCTTCTACAGGTGTGTGAGCACCTGCCAGGCCAGGTGTGGTCTGGGCTCCCAGCGCACTGAGCCTTGTCCTTGTGGGGCTTCCAttctgggtgggtggtggggcaGTGACAGAGGTGGAGTCGCTCCTAGGCTCTGTTAAAAGATAACAGTATGTGCCGGGAAGATGCAGGGCGAGGGGTGCTGGCGGCATGTCGGTGGCGGCTGAGATCAACTTCATGATGAAGCTGAGATCACAGCTAAGGATTTGAGCAGTTGAATTGCGTTAGCAAAGCAGACCTGGGGCAAGAGTGTTCCAGATGAGGGAAACAGCTGGAGCCACACTGTCCACTCCAGTGGACACAAGCTAGGGGGCTGTTCACGCGGACATAAATTTAAATGATATGAAACTGAATGCTCTGGGTCTCCGCTGCTTCAGCCACATTTCAGGAGCTCAGTAACATctgtggctggtggctgctggACATCGAACGTGGCCATCCTCACAAAGAGCTGAGTTAGAGCTGAGGCCCTGAGTCAGGTGGGCCTGGGGTCtccagggagcagccaggaggcCCATGGAGCTGGAAGGGAGCATTTGAGGGGAGGGCAAAGGTGACGGGGTCCCTCTGGCTGCCTGGGGGCAAGGGCAGAGCAGCCCGCTTCAGGGACCCTGGTCGTAATAAGACTGACTCAGGTGGTGGCAGGGGAAGTGGCCAGATTCTGGCTTTAATCAAAGGGCAGAATCCAAAGATTGCATGGGGCGAGAGAGGGTTCCAGACGATTCTGGGGCTGCAGCTTGAGCAGTTGGATGATGAAGTTGCTCTCAGCTGAGCCGGGGAAGGCTGTGGGGGCAAATCTGGTGTACGTCCTGCACATGTGAGTTTGAGATGCTGGTGGCTTCCATGCGGGGTGGCCCCCCAGTCGTGGTGAGGCTGGAGTTCAGGGCAAGGGCTGGAGCCCTCAGCATGCAGGTGGTGCTTAGCTGTGGAGCCAGGTGAGAGCGAGGACTGGGTCATGGGACGCTTCCTGGTCGTGGGGAGGAGGAAGCGTCAGTGGAGGGGACTGAGAGGAGCTAGCAATGAGGGAGGATGCGGCCGGGAGCGGGCAGCGTTCTGGAAGCTACAGGAATGGCGGCGCGAGGCAGTTGTTGGGGTCCCTGTCAGAGCTCTCATGGTGCTTGCCAGGTGCTTTTCACGTGCTTCCAGGGACTGCTTTGCTATTTTCAGCAGCCCTGTGATTGTTGATCTGTGGTCCCTGTTCTGCAGACGAGGAGAATGAGGTGTTATAGAACTTGCCTGGCCCTCTGCGGGCCAGTGGGCAGCCGGGAGGGTTTCCAGCTCATGGGCGCAGAACGTGGAGTTGGGGGCACACGGCAGCCTTTCACCGAGGGGCCTCAGGTCCCCCCAGGAGTGGGCCATGGGCGTGGGGGCGAGTGGGGTTTGTAGCCCACGTGCATAATGGCGCCTCTGTGTGCGAGTGGGAGCCCGTGTCCAGTGGCTGACCAAGAACTACATCTGTTCCAAGCCGGGTACAGCCATTTCCAGAGCGCAGCCAAACGGCCCCATTCCTCTGGATTCCTGCTTTCTGCTGTACATGGAGCCCAGGGAAGCGGTAGTAATGGAGCAGGTGGTGCTCACTGGCCGGGGGCTGCTGGCTGCAGCAGGCAGGAAGGAGGTGGTGTCTTGGCTCCTGGGCTTCTCAGTGGGGTGGCCGCTGCCGAGGCTGCGCGTTCATGGATCCCAGTCAGGTGGCAGCCTGGGCCCTGGTGGGAGCCGCCTCCACGCAGCTGGGGCAGTTTTGCATGTGGGGGAGGCGTCCGTGGGGGCGGAGGCCAGGCAGGAACAAGTCCTTCCAGCTGAGGTCTCGCTGGCCTTGGTTTTGGGGCATACCTTGGGAGTTAGCAGATCATAGGGCGGTCAGCAAACGGCACCTCCTTCCAAAGACTTGGCTTAGGCCTTGCCtggtggaggagggagagggtcACCTCAGGTCACCCTGGGTCGCTTGTGGCCCCAGCACCCAGGCGGCATCCGGGCATTTGAACGGCTGTCGCCTTGAAGCAGCGGGGCCTGAGGTTGGACAGGCAGGAGCAGAGGGGTGGGTGGGGCCTGTGGGAGCAGGGCTCCAGGGAGGGTCCCCTCGCCCCCTGTGATCCTGAGGGCCTTCTCTGTCCACAGAGCTGGGGTGAGACCCACGTCACCCTTCAGGCAGCAGAATTTGGAGCTGCGTCCTTACTGGTTGGGTGCCTGGGGGCCGCTCAGCCACTCTGGCCACCGTGTCCCTCGCCCCCGCCCTCACTGCAGGAGccggccaggccctgtgctgggtccaggctgCCAGGCTGCCCTCGGTGATGCGGGCAGGGCCGGAGTCCGTAGCTCAGGCCACTCTCCCATGGCCCGAACCCCTGGGGGACGAGGGGAAGAAGAATCCGGAAGTGGCTGTCCAGTTGAAAAACTTGAAAGCGTGCACGCACCTGCTCCAGGAGCCCCAGGCCCGGGCGCTCCCGCGACACCGGGGCGCCACCTGGCGGCCACCTGCGGCCAAGGCCCCCGCAGCCCTTCCCCCGTGCCGCCCTCGCCTCCCGCAGGGCCAGTCTCCCTCCTGCACCTGTGGGACCCCTCCAGCGTGACCTCCTCTTAACCCGGTGGCAGCTGCAAGggccctatttgcaaatgaggtCACTCTCTGAAGTTCTGGGTGGACATGGTTTTGGGGGGGTGCTCGTCCATCCTGGATGGCTGCGTAGCCCCGGGCTGGCCCCCGAGGGCTGCCGTGGAGTGGGGGTGCTGGGCTCACAGCCGGCTCCGGGGAGCAGGCCCAGGTGTCAGCCGTGGTTCTGGGGGTTTCCGGGACCTCTCGCACCCCTCCCGCTTCCCCGCCTTCTAGTCTGCTAAGGGCGCTTCCGGTgggacttttctttttaaagatagaaCCAGATAAGGTGTTCAGACATTTTCTTGAGAAAAGTGAACTTCTCAAAATTCAAGCCAGCAGAAGAATGGCACTTGCTTGCCCCCTGGGCTCTGGCTGATTTAGGATCTTACCCTCAGCGAGAGAGAATTGATACTTTCTGTGCCCCTGTACTGTCTTTGAGAGGCGTCTGCTCTCTGCTTGTGTCCATCTGAAAGCCTTCcccatttttgaaaaatgaagttCATTAGCTGGGGTCTGCAGGGCCTCCgatgtggggtgtggggtgttgGCTCGCGTTGCAGCCCTGTGGCAGTGCTTGCTCGGGGACGTGGGTTTCCTTCTTGCTTGTTCCCCAGAACGGTCCTCAGGGGCTTCTTCCCAGCCCAGGACGGCTTCT of the Choloepus didactylus isolate mChoDid1 chromosome 21, mChoDid1.pri, whole genome shotgun sequence genome contains:
- the FBXL18 gene encoding F-box/LRR-repeat protein 18 isoform X1, which codes for MISSFVMCVKKMGTPPRQHLGAHRPLPGQPRARGFSGLAPWQSLGALTCWLKIGGWEGKAEVGPAFPWLFLLSWIWGFCRGPCGPLIVAGEQEPPGGEGDTQVPSVPFPSSPLAVIVLQASEDKVKQLIREIGREIQQLNMAGCYWLPGATLEHVARCRSLVKVNLAGCHLTSLRLSRVLSALQHLRSLAIDVSPGFDASQLSSECKATLSRVRELKQTLYTPSYGVVPCCTSLEKLLLYFEILDRTREGAVLSGQLMVGQSNVPHYQNLRVFYARLAPGYVNQEVVRLYLAVLSDRTPKNLHAFLISVPGSFAESGATKNLLDSMARNVVLDALQLPKSWLNGSSLLQQLKFHNPFYFSFSRCTLSGGHLIQRVINGGKDLRSLASLNLSGCVHCLSPDSLFRKAEDAIDSGILETLVASCCNLRHLNLSAAHHHSSEGLGKHLCQLLARLRHLRSLSLPVCSVAASAARADRAPAQPATHAVPRGFGKKVRVGVPSYPASVSGPATPQPASVFWALLKSVSFLERLELIGSNFSSAMPRNEPAIRNSLPPCSRAQNVGDSEVAAISQLAFLKHLTLAQLPSILTGSGLVSIGLQCQQLQSLSLANLGMMGKVVYMAALSDMLKHCKRLKDLRLEQPYFSANTQFFQALSQCPSLQRLCLVSRSGTLQPDAVVAFVAHCLHLVVCHMFTGESLATCKSLQKSLLRSFQAERPALNVVIFPLLHEGLTDVIRDVPMMHLDEITLFKSRVAEEPPDLWW
- the FBXL18 gene encoding F-box/LRR-repeat protein 18 isoform X3, encoding MASSGEDVPSDEEPSAAVATGGTMHLLGFSDEILLHILSRVPSTDLVLNVRRTCRKLAALCLDKSLVHTVLLQRDYQASEDKVKQLIREIGREIQQLNMAGCYWLPGATLEHVARCRSLVKVNLAGCHLTSLRLSRVLSALQHLRSLAIDVSPGFDASQLSSECKATLSRVRELKQTLYTPSYGVVPCCTSLEKLLLYFEILDRTREGAVLSGQLMVGQSNVPHYQNLRVFYARLAPGYVNQEVVRLYLAVLSDRTPKNLHAFLISVPGSFAESGATKNLLDSMARNVVLDALQLPKSWLNGSSLLQQLKFHNPFYFSFSRCTLSGGHLIQRVINGGKDLRSLASLNLSGCVHCLSPDSLFRKAEDAIDSGILETLVASCCNLRHLNLSAAHHHSSEGLGKHLCQLLARLRHLRSLSLPVCSVAASAARADRAPAQPATHAVPRGFGKKVRVGVPSYPASVSGPATPQPASVFWALLKSVSFLERLELIGSNFSSAMPRNEPAIRNSLPPCSRAQNVGDSEVAAISQLAFLKHLTLAQLPSILTGSGLVSIGLQCQQLQSLSLANLGMMGKVVYMAALSDMLKHCKRLKDLRLEQPYFSANTQFFQALSQCPSLQRLCLVSRSGTLQPDAVVAFVAHCLHLVVCHMFTGESLATCKSLQKSLLRSFQAERPALNVVIFPLLHEGLTDVIRDVPMMHLDEITLFKSRVAEEPPDLWW